The following proteins are encoded in a genomic region of Brachypodium distachyon strain Bd21 chromosome 1, Brachypodium_distachyon_v3.0, whole genome shotgun sequence:
- the LOC100845030 gene encoding uncharacterized protein LOC100845030: MEINLKLLQKVRRRLLPLLRRHRMALLTAPAVFAALLLFWSAALGDYAGPLYKDPAQPVEARVADLLGKMTLAEKIGQMTQIERLVATPDVLRNYFVGSLLSGGGSVPRKGATAAEWVAMVNDFQKACLSTRLGIPMIYGIDAVHGHNNVYGATIFPHNVGLGATRDPYLVKRIGAATALEVRATGIQYAFAPCIAVCRDPRWGRCYESYSDDPRIVQSMTELIPGLQGDVPKDFTAGMPYVAGKNKVAACAKHFVGDGGTVNGINENNTVINRDGLMSIHMPAYHNAMQKGVSTVMISYSSWNGVKMHANQDLITGYLKNTLNFKGFVISDWEGIDRITTPAGSNYPYSVNASISAGLDMIMVPNNYQSFISILTNFVNTGVIPVSRIDDAVTRILRVKFTMGLFEYPYADSSLADQLGKQEHRDLAREAVRKSLVLLKNDEVSSGKPLLPLPKKATKILVAGSHADNLGYQCGGWTIEWQGDTGRTTVGTTILDAVKAAVDPSTQVVFAENPSAEFVKGGGFSYAIVAVGEHPYTETKGDNLNLTIPEPGVSTVEAVCGAVPCATVLISGRPVVVQPLLAASKALVAAWLPGSEGLGITDALFGDYGFSGKLPRNWFRSVDQLPMNVGDKHYDPLFGLGYGLTTKGTKNNY; the protein is encoded by the exons ATGGAGATCAATCTCAAGCTGCTACAGAAA GTCAGGCGGCGCCTGCTCCCGCTCCTGCGCCGGCACAGGATGGCGCTGCTCACGGCGCCCGCGGTGTTCGCCGCGCTCCTGCTCTTctggtcggcggcgctcggcgaCTACGCCGGGCCGCTGTACAAGGACCCGGCCCAGCCCGTGGAGGCCCGTGTCGCCGATCTCCTGGGGAAGATGACCCTGGCGGAGAAGATCGGGCAGATGACCCAGATCGAGCGGCTCGTGGCGACTCCGGACGTGCTCAGGAACTACTTCGTCGGCAGCCTgctgagcggcggcgggagcgtgCCGCGGAAgggggccacggcggcggagtGGGTGGCCATGGTGAACGACTTCCAGAAGGCCTGCCTGTCCACGCGGCTCGGCATCCCCATGATCTACGGCATCGACGCAGTGCACGGCCACAACAACGTCTACGGCGCCACCATCTTCCCCCACAACGTCGGCCTCGGCGCCACCAGGGACCCTTACCTCGTGAAGAGGatcggcgccgccaccgcgctcGAGGTCCGCGCCACCGGCATCCAGTACGCCTTCGCGCCCTGCATCGCG GTGTGCAGAGATCCGAGGTGGGGACGGTGCTACGAGAGCTACAGCGACGATCCCCGGATCGTGCAGTCCATGACGGAGCTCATCCCGGGCCTCCAGGGCGATGTCCCCAAGGACTTCACCGCAGGCATGCCTTACGTCGCCGGAAA GAACAAGGTGGCGGCGTGCGCGAAGCACTttgtcggcgacggcggcacggTGAACGGCATCAACGAGAACAACACCGTCATCAACCGCGACGGCCTGATGAGCATCCACATGCCGGCGTACCACAACGCCATGCAGAAGGGTGTGTCCACCGTCATGATCTCCTACTCCAGCTGGAACGGGGTCAAGATGCACGCCAACCAGGATCTCATCACCGGATACCTCAAGAACACGCTCAACTTCAAG GGCTTCGTGATCTCAGATTGGGAGGGCATTGACAGGATCACAACACCTGCAGGATCAAACTACCCTTACTCCGTTAATGCTTCCATCTCCGCCGGCCTTGACATG ATCATGGTGCCGAACAACTACCAGTCGTTCATCAGCATCCTGACCAACTTCGTCAACACCGGCGTGATCCCCGTGAGCAGGATCGACGACGCCGTGACCCGGATCCTGCGCGTCAAGTTCACCATGGGCCTGTTCGAGTACCCCTACGCCGATTCCAGCTTGGCTGATCAGCTCGGGAAGCAG GAACACAGAGACTTGGCGAGGGAGGCAGTGAGGAAGTCTCTGGTGCTCCTGAAGAACGACGAGGTGAGCAGCGGCAAGCcattgctgccgctgccgaagaaggcgaccaagatcctcgtcgccggcagccACGCCGACAACCTGGGCTACCAGTGCGGCGGGTGGACGATTGAATGGCAGGGCGATACGGGGCGCACCACCGTGGGCACGACGATCCTCGACGCCGTGAAGGCGGCCGTGGACCCCAGCACGCAGGTGGTCTTCGCGGAGAACCCGAGCGCGGAGTTCGTCAAGGGCGGCGGCTTCTCCTACGCGATCGTGGCCGTCGGGGAGCACCCGTACACGGAGACCAAGGGCGACAACCTGAACCTGACGATCCCGGAGCCCGGGGTGAGCACGGTGGAGGCGGTGTGCGGGGCCGTGCCGTGCGCCACGGTGCTCATCAGCGGGAGGCCCGTGGTGGTGCAGCCGCTCCTGGCCGCGTCCAAGGCGCTGGTGGCCGCCTGGCTGCCGGGCTCCGAGGGCCTCGGGATCACCGACGCGCTCTTCGGGGACTACGGCTTCTCCGGGAAGCTGCCGCGGAACTGGTTCAGGTCCGTGGACCAGCTGCCGATGAACGTCGGCGACAAGCATTACGACCCGCTCTTCGGGCTCGGCTACGGCCTCACCACCAAGGGGACCAAGAACAACTACTAG